A genomic stretch from Argiope bruennichi chromosome 2, qqArgBrue1.1, whole genome shotgun sequence includes:
- the LOC129956611 gene encoding uncharacterized protein LOC129956611 isoform X2, with product MCGDEIIVKGWEWIKTVTGVEGPENTIENWIRYRSIVCEFSEEKNRKQFNEFFQLGGEYWLEVCVNAFSEKCKKAVKASGLIADMFERHFANGDCEKIDETDKKNKKLMYG from the exons ATGTGTGGAGACGAg ATCATAGTAAAAGGCTGGGAATGGATTAAAACAGTTACCGGCGTAGAAGGTCCAGAGAATACTATAGAAAACTGGATTAGATACCGAAGTATTGTCTGcgaattttcagaagaaaaaaac agaaaacaatttaatgaatttttccaaCTGGGTGGCGAATACTGGTTG GAAGTTTGTGTTAACGCTTTTTCAGAGAAGTGCAAAAAGGCAGTGAAAGCGTCA GGACTTATTGCTGACATGTTCGAGAGACATTTTGCTAATGGTGATTGTGAGAAGATCGACGAAACtgataaaaagaacaaaaaactaaTGTACGGATAA